The genomic region GCGGAGGCGTGCGGTACTTAAAAATTCTTTGGAAAAGGTACCGAGGTAATAAAGAAAAAATTGCAGCAGCATACAACTGGGGGATGGGACGTGTCTCAAAGCGTAAACGTTTGGGCAAGGTGCCCTCCGAAACCCGGCACTACATTAAACGTGTTTTAAAGCTCGAGCGGCGGTACCGCCAAAGAGCGAGTAAATGATGCCTGAAGAATACACACTTTCAAGTCATGGCTATTGGGTAGGAACGAACTTTCAAGAAGAGCATATGTTCGACTCAAATCTTGCGAATGCCATCGTAGAGTTTATCCCTATGGGTCAATCGGTCATCGATCTCGGTTGTGGTACGGGCAATTATGTAAGGCGATTGCAAGAGGCTGGTTTTGACTGCGACGGAGTCGACGGGAATCCCAATACACCAGAACTCTCCGGTGGCCTCTGTGGCCAAGCCGACCTTGCCCGCCCTCTGGAACTTTCAAGGGTTTACGATTGGAGCTTATCTCTAGAGGTGGCCGAACATATTCCGGCCAAATATGAACGCATCTACCTTGAGAACCTCCACAGCATGAACCGTGAAGGCATCATTTTAAGCTGGGCGATTCCTGGTCAGACTGGACTTGGGCATGTGAACTGCAGAGACAGCGAATATGTTAGCTGCCGACTGCAAGCGATGGGGTATGAAGAACTCGTTGACGTTGGTCAATCTTTTCGGGACCGAGCGACGTTGGACTGGTTTAAGTACACAGTGATGGTTTTTAAGCGCCTAAAGCCCTAAAGAGGGCTACAACGAGTAAGTGAACTAATCTTCGGACGCTTTCTTCTTAGTGGCCTTTTTCTTGGTTACTTTCTTCTTAGTGACCTTCTTCTTGGTCACCTTTTTCTTAGTGACCTTTTTCTTGGTGGCCTTCTTCTTGGTCACTTTTTTCTTCG from Deltaproteobacteria bacterium harbors:
- a CDS encoding methyltransferase domain-containing protein, giving the protein MMPEEYTLSSHGYWVGTNFQEEHMFDSNLANAIVEFIPMGQSVIDLGCGTGNYVRRLQEAGFDCDGVDGNPNTPELSGGLCGQADLARPLELSRVYDWSLSLEVAEHIPAKYERIYLENLHSMNREGIILSWAIPGQTGLGHVNCRDSEYVSCRLQAMGYEELVDVGQSFRDRATLDWFKYTVMVFKRLKP